TCAACCAGTTTCTCAATATCCTCAAAGATCAGGTCGGCTCTTTTATAGGTCGAAAACCGACGGGCGAAACCAATGGTGAATACCCCCGGTTCAAGGGAGGTGCCGGGTCCGGTAATGTGGGAGAGAAAGTTGGGCGGGTCGATCCAGGTTTCCTGCATCTGGTTGCGATGCCGGACCAGCATCTCATTGACGTAGCCGATCAGGGTCCGGTTGTCGGTCTGCCATGATCTTTCCAGAAAAGACCTGAATCGTTTGTTGTCTTTAAGTTTGAAGGCATTTTCAAAAACACCGGGGTCGTCTCGCCAGCCGTCAAGTTCGGTGAAACTGTCATAGAGCTCCGCCTTGGCATCGCTGATCCAGGTCAGATGATGGACTCCGTTGGTGATAGCCGATATCTTGTCGGCAAACTCCGGGAACTGGCGACAGGTTACATCTTTATGCAGTCGGCTTACACTGTTGGTTGCCCGGTTGACCTTCATGGCCAGAGTGGTGAAATTGAATTCGGAGCTCCGGTCGCCGTCCTGGGCCATCAGTTGCAGGATTCTCTGGCAGAAGGAATGCCCGACGGCCCGGTGCAGATCCTTGTGAAACCTGTCGTGGCCGGCTTTTACGGGGGTGTGGATCGTATAAACGATATCTTCGGCCACCGTTTTTGCCGCGTCAAGAATGTCCTGGTCCGTTGCTTTCTCGTGGTAGTTTTTCCCAAGTTTTTCACACAGATGATCCACGATCTGGGTCAGGATAACCGCGACGCCATGCTGTTCATTCAGATGAATGGTCTGGGAATGGATACCGAGTGCCTTCATCGTCGGGATAACGCCTGCGCCAAGCATCCTGCGCTGGGTGATCTTCATTTTTTCCGAACTGCTGTCGTAAAGATTCTGGGCGGCATTTTTGATCCACTCCGGGGAGTTGGGGCAGGAGTAATCGAGAAGGATCTGGGGGACAAAAAAGTCGAGCCGGTGATTGATCTCCATTTTGAGCCACAGTCTGGCATAGGTCATAACAAGCTGGTCGTCGTGGTTGTAGAAGGGCACCTCGATTTCCAGAGGCTTGTCGGGGCTGCCTGCTTTGTGCAGCAGGTAGATCCCCGGAGTATCCTCCGGCGCCCAGTTGCGAGACCACGAGATCTGACCGACTTTGGAGTCTACCATCTGGGAAAAATAACCTTTTCGATAGAGCAGTGAGACGGCAATGACCGGAATCTTGCAATCGGCAAAACTCTTGAGGGTGTCACCGGAGAGGACGCCGAGACCGCCGCCGTAATTCGGTATTTTCTCTGGCCCGTACAGAAACTTGTTGGTGAAACTATCGAGCAGCCGGTTGGTGCTGCCGGTGATATCGAGGTCCTGAAGGCGGCTTTTCACCGGGTGAAAGGTGTCACGATCGGCAGCTATTTCCATTGAAATGTATACCGCCGAGTCGATATCCGGAGACGTCAGATTTTTCCAGACCTGGTCAAGGACTTTCTGGGACACCCCGAAGAAGGTTCCGTAACTGTTGGTCGCAAGCATGTCCTGCAGGACCTGGTCTTTGTCTATTAAAGCAGTGCTGGTTTTTTTCATGTTTTCATATCACATTGAAGTGCGCTTGTTATATGCGTTAGTTGTCTTTGCCACAAGGTCTTTTCTTCCGTTGCGGCGGAAAAAAAGATTGAATTTAACCACGGTATTCTTTAGTGTATTAGATCATATGTCGTTTAATCAAAGTATTTGGCACTATTGAAAGAGTATGCAATTTTTGCTTCCCATGTAAAACAATTTTTTTAAAAGAGCTTTTATAACAAGTCCGTAGATACGGTGCTAAAGGAGAAAAGCGAAATGAAGAGAGAGAGTATGCGATTATTGGTTCTTGCCGCCCTGATTATATCACTCTCATTTGTGGTTTCCGGTTGCAGCAAGAAAACCGTTCAGGTGGACAAGGCTGACGAGACGGTCAAGGTTGAGGAAGCCACTGGTGATAATGCATCCGCAACAGGTGGCGATTCCGGCCAGATGGTAGAATCTGCGGAAATCACAGAAGGGATGGGGCCTGCCGAATCGCTGGAAAGCCCGGCCGGAGGAGAAGTGATCGCAAGTGATGCCGGTTCCCTTGATGGCAGAACGTCTCCCGGAATGTTCCCCGTATATTTTGATTTTGATCGCTCTTTCATCAGGGAGGATCAGATTGTCGAACTTGAAAAAAATGCCGCATTTATGAAAGAGAATCCTCAGGTGAATGTTGCCATCGAGGGTAACTGCGACGAGAGGGGA
The nucleotide sequence above comes from Pseudomonadota bacterium. Encoded proteins:
- the glgP gene encoding alpha-glucan family phosphorylase, with the protein product MKKTSTALIDKDQVLQDMLATNSYGTFFGVSQKVLDQVWKNLTSPDIDSAVYISMEIAADRDTFHPVKSRLQDLDITGSTNRLLDSFTNKFLYGPEKIPNYGGGLGVLSGDTLKSFADCKIPVIAVSLLYRKGYFSQMVDSKVGQISWSRNWAPEDTPGIYLLHKAGSPDKPLEIEVPFYNHDDQLVMTYARLWLKMEINHRLDFFVPQILLDYSCPNSPEWIKNAAQNLYDSSSEKMKITQRRMLGAGVIPTMKALGIHSQTIHLNEQHGVAVILTQIVDHLCEKLGKNYHEKATDQDILDAAKTVAEDIVYTIHTPVKAGHDRFHKDLHRAVGHSFCQRILQLMAQDGDRSSEFNFTTLAMKVNRATNSVSRLHKDVTCRQFPEFADKISAITNGVHHLTWISDAKAELYDSFTELDGWRDDPGVFENAFKLKDNKRFRSFLERSWQTDNRTLIGYVNEMLVRHRNQMQETWIDPPNFLSHITGPGTSLEPGVFTIGFARRFSTYKRADLIFEDIEKLVEPLLANNWPVNFIFAGKAHPSDEPGKALIKMILDCQQELFEKSKGLVKLVFIPGYDMAIAKMMVAGVHAWLNSPKRPLEASGTSGMKSAMNGIPNISIMDGWWAEGYHDGKTGWKFGYEDDIEHGSLSEDRQEMLYEEDSNAFYRLFPEILTTFYHPEHFPKFIDKCIMNIALNCPIFNTHRMIAEYLDRYQLKIPAPLTRKLEKLKKNYCSDESYCNKP
- the pal gene encoding peptidoglycan-associated lipoprotein Pal, which gives rise to MKRESMRLLVLAALIISLSFVVSGCSKKTVQVDKADETVKVEEATGDNASATGGDSGQMVESAEITEGMGPAESLESPAGGEVIASDAGSLDGRTSPGMFPVYFDFDRSFIREDQIVELEKNAAFMKENPQVNVAIEGNCDERGTNEYNMALGERRAMSAKKYLVNLGIEETRLNTISYGEERPINRGHDELSWSQNRRDDFVVTE